The DNA window GAGCGCATCACCGCGGAGGACCGTGCGGCGGTCGACCGCATCATCGCGAAGAAGAAGTAGCCTGGCGGACAGGTCCGCTTCCGCACCACGGCCCCCCTCCCTAGCTTGCGTGGGTGGGCGGCCGGTCGGGGCGGAGGCGGGGCATGCACAAGGCTCCATTCAAGAATGTCGTCATCATCACCGCGCTCCTGTGCGCGCTCTGGGTGCCCGGACAAGCCGCCGGGCGCGAGCGGGGACGACTGTGGCTCGAGGCCCAGAACCGTTCGCTGGAGAACCAGCGCGCCACGCTGAGCCAGGTGGCTCGCCAGGCGATGCCCTCGGTGGTCTCCATCACCACCCGACAGCCCGCCGAAGACGCTTCCGCGTCCGGTGAGGAGCCGCAGAAGGGCATCGGCTCCGGCTTCGTCATCCACCCGTCCGGGTACATCCTCACCAGCGCCCATGTCGTGGAGGGAGCGACCGAGGTCGTCGTCTCCCTGATGCATCCGCGCGGCTACGCGGAGGAGTACGTCGCCCAGGTCGTGGGCGAGGACAACCGGACCGACTGCGCGCTCCTGAAAATCGACGCCCCGCGCAAGCTCCCGGTGCTCAAGCTCGCGTCGAGCTCCCACGTGCGCTCGGCGGACTGGATTGTCGTCATCGGCAATCCATTCGGACTGTCCCAGTCCGTGACGGTGGGCGTGGTCAGCTACATGGGCCGCACGGATGTGACGCCCAACGGGCGCGACGGCGACTTCGACTACATGCAGATGGACGCGTCCATCAACCCGGGCAACTCGGGCGGCCCCGTGCTGGACATGCACGGGGACGTCGTCGCGGTGGCCAACGCCGTGAACGTGGCGGGACAGGGCATCGGCTTCGCCATCCCCATCGACATCGCGAAGACGGTGATTCCGCAGCTGCGAGCCCACGGGCGCGTGCGCCGTGGCTGGCTGGGCATCAGCGTGCAGGACTTCACCCCCGAGGTGGCCGAGGCCTTCAACCTGAGCCACGGCCCGGGTGTGGTGGTGACGGACGTGGTGGAGGATGGCCCGGGCGAACGCGCGGGGCTGCTCAGCGGCGATGTCATCGTGGGACTCGACACGCGGCGCGTGCAGCGGGCGCACACCCTGCGGTGGCAGGTGGCCGCCCGGGGCGTGGGCCGGAACGTGAAGCTGCGTATCCACCGGCTGGGCAAGCCCATGCGCCTCACGGTGCGGCTGGAGGAGATGCCAGATGACGGGCCCGTCCCCGCCTCCTTGGCCGCCCACCGGCAGGGCCGGCGCCCCACCCGCGCCCAGTCCGTCCTGGAGGACCTCCTGTCGCCCGTCCCCCGGTCCAAGTCCTTCCCGTCTCCCCCGCCTTCCGAGGCGGCGGACCCGGATTCCAGGGAGGGCGAACAGGCGCCTTGAGCCCTGGGACCACACCGGTCTTCCGGCGTGTCCTTGCGTTCGGGTGGCATGGGCGCTAGACAGTGCGCCTTTTTTCGTACCCGGCGGATGGTCCACTCCAGAGTGGCGCCGCGGTTCTCGTATCGATTCGCAGGAGAGTTCCACAATGGCCGAGGCCACCCCGACGACCCAGAAGAAGCTCACCAAATGGCCCCGCACCGCCAAGGGCGGTGGCAAGAAGGCTTGCTCCGTGGAGGGCTGCAAGCGCCCCTACCGCGCCAAGAGCTACTGCTTCTTCCACTACAAGACCTGGCGCCAGGGCGACCTGCCCCACTCGCGCTACCGCACCTGCTCCAAGCCCGAGTGCCGCACCAAGGTCCTCAAGGCCGGTCTGTGCGAGAAGCACCACGCCGAGACGTACAAGAAGGACGCGGCGTAAGCATCCCGCCGTCGTGCTCGCAGCGGCGCCGGGGGCTTTTCCCTGCCAGGTGATTCCTCAGGTCAGGGAGAAGTGCCCCGCGCCACCGCGCGCCCCAGTTGCTCGAAGGCCGTGAGCCTCGGCTCCGCCTCGCACTGGGTCCGCCCGTGCCCGCATCTCCGTCCGCTCCAGTTCGTTCAGCAGGTGCTCCGCCGCCCACGGGTTGAGGGAGTCCGTGGACAGCATCCCCTCGCGCATCTGGCTCGCCAGCGCGTCGAGTTCCCCTGTCGCGTTCCGGGCTCCACCTCCACACCTCCATTGGCCGGCGACGGGCCCAGCGCCTGACGGTGACAGGGCTACAACAGTACCTCGGAGGACCGGGCCAGATTCATGGACGGCTGGGCGTCGTCCCCGAGGAGCCAGCCCTTGCTCGGGCATTCCACGCTGCTCGCCACCGAACACCCACGCCACGCGCCTCTCGAGCCTGGGTACGAGACGAGGTGCCAACCGCGTACACTCAGCGCCTCGAGCACCGCATGGGCAGTGGTCAGGGGCGCCAACACCGCGTCACCTTTGACGAGGACGCTCTCGGCACCGCGGAACGAAGAGGTGGCTGGGTCGGAATGGACCAATCGCGGCAAGGCGAAGCGAGCCCCATCCCACGAGCGTCCGACGCGCACGTTCGATGGAGGACACCGGGGACATGCGCCGCTGGACGCATGACGCCGAGTTTAGCTGGTTGATCCTGAAGCAGATCGGTATATTCCCGCCTGTATGCGTCGCGTGCCTCCTGGCTTGCTCTTGTCGCTCGTCGCCGTGCTCACCGCTTGTGGTGGCGCGGGCACGCCCGTGCGCGCGACCATGAGCGCTCGTCAGGCGCTCGCACACCCGCCCGAGTTCCTTGAGTTCGAGTCTCCCGCCACGCGGCTGGAGATGTTCCGCGAGGTGGCGCGTCAGTCGGACGTGGAAGCGGGTCAGGCGGCGCAGGCGCTGGTGCTCTTCCCCATCAGCCAGAATGGGGAGCTGCTGGCGGCCCCGGGCTTCGACGTGCGCATGGACCTGTTCCAGGCGCCGGATGCGGGCAAGGGGCTGCAGCTCGTGCTGGAGGCTCGCGCGGGTGAGCGTTGGCCGGAAGACCGTCGGGAGAGCCTCCAGGGCTTGTCCGAGCGGGAAGCCGCCGAGCTGGTAGCCCGCACGCTGCTCGCGCACTGGGGCATCCAGCCCGAGGGTGCGGTGCAGGTCGACCGGGCGTCCAGCGCGCCGTACGCGGTTGCTTACGTGGACGGTATCCTGCGTATCAATCCAGCTTTCCTCTATCTGGCGGCTGCCTACGGTCCTGCTTCCATGCCGGCCGCGCTCCAGTAGAGTCCCGCGCCCGAAGCAGCCCCCCCTCCTCGTCGGACTTCACCTTCCCGAGGGGCGGGCCGCGAGGCGCCAGTGAATACCTCCGCACTCCACGCTCAGCTTCCCCTCACGCTCCGCCAGGTGGACCTGCCGGCGCTCGGCCAGCACTACCGTGGCAAGGTCCGCGACACGTATCGCCAGGGCGACTCGCTCGTCCTCGTGACCACGGACCGGCTCTCCGCGTTCGACCACGTCCTCACCACCATCCCCTTCAAGGGCGAGGTGCTCAACCGGCTCTCGTCCTTCTGGTTCGAGAGGACGAAGCACATCTGCCCCAACCACGTGCTGGACGTCCCGGACGCCAACGTCACCGTGGCGCGCGCCTGTCAGCCCTTCACCGTGGAGGTGGTGATTCGCGGCTACCTCACCGGCAGCCTGTGGCGTGACTACGAGAAGGGCACGCACACCGCCTATGGCCTGCCCTTCCCCGCGGGCATGCGCAAGGACGAGGCCTTCCCCTCGCCCATCATCACCCCGTCCACGAAGGCGGAGTACGGGCAGCACGACGAGCCCATCTCCGAGAAGGAGATTCTCGCGCGCGGACTGGCCAGCCCCCGAGACTGGGCCCGCATCACCGAAGCGGCGCGAGGCCTGTTCGCGGAGGGCCAGAAGTGGGCGCGCACCCGGGGCCTCATCCTCGTGGATACGAAGTACGAGTTCGGCAAGGTGGGCGACGACATCTACGTCATCGACGAGATGCACACCCCGGACTCCAGCCGCTACTGGGTGGCGGACGAGTACGAGGCGCGCTTCGCCAAGGGCGAGGACCAGCGCATGCTCGACAAGGAGAACATCCGCCAGTGGCTCATCCGCGAGCGGGGCTTCTCCGGCCACGGCACGCCGCCGGCCATTCCCGATGATGTTCGCGTGGAGCTGGCCACCAAGTACGTCGCGGCCTTCGAGCAGATCACCGGCACGTCGCTGACGCTGGAGCCAGGCGACGTGCACGCGCGCATCGAGCGGAACCTGCGGCAGAAGGGCTACCTGAAGTAGCCCTCCCGCGTGGGTCCACGACAAGGCCGGGGCTACTCGCTCCGGCCGAAGACGCGGCGGAAGATGTCGTCCATGTGCCGCGTGTGGTAGCCCGGGGAGAAGCAGTCGTTGATCTCCTCGGGCGTCATCATCTTGCACAGGTCCGCGTCCGCGAGCAGCGCCTGCCGGAAGTCCACGCCCTCCTCGTAGAGCTTCATCGCGTTGCGCTGGACGATGACGTAGGCGGCCTGCCGGTCCATGCCCTTGCGCGCCAGCTCCAAGAGGAGCCGCTGCGAGTTCACCACCCCGCCCAACAGGTCCAGGTTCTTCTTCATCTGCTCGGGGTAGACGCGCAGGTCCTCCATCAGCCGGGCGAAGCGCATCAGCATGAAGTCCGCGAGGATGGTGGCGTCCGGGCCGATGACGCGCTCCACGGACGAGTGGGAGATGTCCCGCTCGTGCCACAGCGCCACGTCCTCCATCGCGCTCACCGCGTAGCCGCGCAAGAGGCGCGCAAGGCCCGTGAGGTTCTCCGAGAGGATGGGGTTGCGCTTGTGAGGCATCGCGCTGGAGCCCTTCTGCCCGGCGGTGAAGGGCTCCTCCGCCTCGCGCACCTCGGTGCGCTGCAGGTGGCGAATCTCCACCGCGAACTTCTCGATGCTCGCGCCGAGCAGCGCCAACGCGGTGAAGTACTCGGCGTGCCTGTCACGCTGCACCACCTGGCTGGAGGCCGGCGCGGGCTTCAGGCCCAGCTTCTTGCAGACGTACTCCTCCACGGCCGGAGGCAGGTGCGCGAAGGTGCCGACGGCGCCGGAAATCATGCCCGTGGCGATGGTCTCCCGAGCGTGCACGAGCCGCGTCCGGGCGCGGCGGAGCTCGTCGTACCAGATGGCCAGCTTGTGGCCGAACGTCACGGGCTCCGCGTGGATGCCGTGGCTGCGGCCCATCTGCAGCGTGTGCTTGTGCTCGAAGGCGCGCTTCTCCACCGCGGCCATCACCCGCTCCAGGTCCTGGAGGATGAGGTCCATGGCGTCGCGCAACGTCATCCCCAGCGACGTGTCCAGCACGTCCGAGGACGTCATGCCCAGGTGCAGCCAGCGTGCGCTGGGCCCGACGCGCTCCTCCATGAAGGTGAGGAACGCGATGACGTCGTGCTTGGTGGTGCGCTCGATTTCCTCGATGCGCGCGGCGTCGGCGGGCGTGAAGTCCCCCGCACGCTGGACACAGTCCTCCAGCGCCTCACGAGGGGCCAGCCCCGCCTCGACCATCCCCTCCAGCGCGGCGAGCTCCACGTCGCGCCAACGGCGCAAGCGGGCCACATCGGACCAGAGGTTGGACATCTCCTGTCGGCTGTATCGCGGAATCACTCGTAGACCTTCACGGCAAAGTCCCGCCGCGCCGCGAACCGGAGGAGCTCCAGCACGGGCTCGGAGGACGGACCCAACTTCTTGGCGGTGGTGAGATTGATGGACAGGTCCAACCCTTCCGGCTGCGCCACCGCCAGCGCCCCCGGGTCGACCTTCTCGTGGATGATGCGATTGGCCAGCCGTCCCGCTTGCAGGCCAATGGCCAGGGGACTGGGTGACAACGCCAGCGCCGCACCCTCCTTCACCTGGCTGGGGGTGAGCGCGATGAGCGGCAGCCGCTTCGACTGCGCGAAGGCGATGAGCTCCTGGACGACGGCGGCGTTACCCACCGTCTTGTCCGCCACCATCAGCAGCGCGTCCACCCGGCCCGCCGCGCTCTCGAGCACCTTCTCCACCTTCGCCGGAGAGTCGACCTCCAGCGCGAGGATGGAGAGGTTCCTCGACGCGGCGGAGCTCTGCGCATGCGTCACCGTGCTCGCGGAGAAGCGCGGGTCATGCACCATGCCCACGCGGCGGACCTTGGGCGACACCGCGACGAGCGCCTCCAGCTCCGGCCCCAAATCACTGGTGAGGGAGATGCCGGTGACGTTGGGCCCCTCCAGTCCGTACTTCTCGTAGTACGGCACCATGGCGAAGAGGACGGGAATGTCCTCCCCCAACGAGCGCCTCGCGGCGTTGGCCGCCAGCGGCCCCAGGGCCAACACCAGCGCGGGCTTCTGCGCCGCCAGCTTCTTGAAGACGCGCGCGGCGGCTCCCGGGCTCTCGTCGAGCATCATCTCCTGCACCTCCGCGCGAGCTTCAGCGGAGAAGCCCGCGATGACGGAGGCATACGGCGCCAGGTTGGCGGACTTCACCGCCACCACTCGTGGGCGAGCACTCGCCTGGGCCATCGCGGCCGCTGGCAACAGGGAGAGCCAGAGCACGAGTGCCAGCCGGCTCATGGCTGAGCGCTCGAGCAGCACCGGAAGCCCACCGACGCGGAAGCCACCTCGGGGTCGCCGTACTTCAGCGCGCTGCAGCGGGAGTCGGCATAGGGCTCGTTGAATGCCCCACCCTTCTGGATGGTGCCCCGGCGCTCGATGCGGGTCTCCGTCCACTCGGCCACGTTGCCGGAGAGGTCGGACACGCGATAGCCCGGCGAGACGCACTGAGGTGACGTCCCGGACGCCGCGATGGCAGGCACGATGCCCGCTTGGGGAATCTTCGTATTGCACGTGCCCTGAAGGTAATCGTTCCCGTAGGCGAAGCGCGCGTTGCCCGGTCCCTTGCATGCCTTCTCCCACTCGTCCTCTGTGCAGAGCCGCTTCTGCGCCGCCTCACACAGCGCACGTGCCTGAACCAAGGTGACGTCCACTCGAGGGGTCGCTCCCCGCTGGTTCGGGAACTCGAACTCGTCGATGCAGAAGGAGTTCACCATGACGTTCTCGCTGGGACGCTCGTCCACCTTGGCGAGCTCGTCGTCGCGGACCTTGCCTCGCTTGAAGGAGCCTCCGCTCACCAGCCGCATGCCGTCTGGACACTTCTCCGACAGGGCCACGACCAGCGGAGGCGCCGCTTCATTGGCCCCCTGCCGCGACATCGAACCCGCGGAGGGAGCAGACGGCTTCGGGGTGCCGCGAGACTTCCAGTAGTTCAACAGCAGATAGCCACCGCCCGCGCCCAGCGCGAGGCCACCCACGGTCAGCACCACCATCCAGACGAACGCCGAACGGCGACGCGCGGCAGAGCCCTTTTGAGGGCGATTGCCCCGCTGAGTCGGCGCGATGCGCGCTCCAGAGCGGGCCCCCGACATGCTCGGGTCGAAATCGAGTGCCCGAGGCGCGGTGCGCGCTCCTGACATCGCCGGCACGGTCTCGAGCGTGCGCGCCGTGCGGATGCTCGGCACGACGGGCGCTTCCAAGGTCCGCGCCACGGGGCGGGCACCGGACGTCGCGGGCGAGGACTCCAACCCGCGCGCGGACCGAGCACCGGAGACGGATGGTGCGGACTCGCTCGCCGTCGAGTCCTGTCCTCGAGACGACGCTCGAGGCTGCGCCGAGGGCATCGGACCGGAGGCTCGAGGCGCGGGGCCTCCCGAACGAGCTGAGGACTCCGCACCGGAGCGTCCGCTCAGGGAGGGCTCCGAAGAGCCTCGCGAGAGACTCTCCGCGCCCGAGCGACCACCGTGATGAGAGTCCGCGCCAGACCGCGAGGACTCCGCACCAGCGCGGCCGCCTTGCGACGACTCACCACCGCCACGACCACCCTGCGACGACTCACCACCGCCGCGTCCACCCTGTGACGACTCACCACCGCCGCGTCCACCGTACGGCGAGGACTCGCTCCCGGAGCGGCCACCAGGCAAGGCCTCCGACGCGGACCTCCCGACTTCGGAGCCCGAGCGCCCTGCATGCGCCGATTCCCTCGCGGACTCTTGCGCGGAACGGCCACCGTACGGCGACTCCGAACCCGCGCGGCCACCCTCGGACGCAGCCCGGCCGCCCTGCGCGGACTCCGTGGCGGAACGAATCGCCGCGCCGGTGATGAAGGGCATCGCCTGCTCGGTGAGGCGCTGATGCGACGCATTCGGATTCGCGCCAATGATGGCGGCGAGCGTCGCGGCATCCAGCGGCTGCGTCGCGTCCGGCGGAGGTGGCTCTTCCTCGACGTGCGGAGCAGCCACTGGCGGTGGCGGCTTGGCGGCGGACACGAGGCCGGTGGGAATCGGCATCATGTCCGTGGGCACCGGCGGCGGAGGCCGAGCGGACATCCTCACCGCGGCGGCCTGCGCAGACCCCGGCGGAGGCGGCACACCGCGCACCCGCGTGGTCACCGCGGCAGGAGAGCGCGCGAGGATGTTGGCGAACTCGGCGTGCAGCTCACCCGCCGACTTCGGCCGGGCCAGTGGATTGATGTTGAGCGCTCGGCGATAGAGCGCCTCGAAGGACGTGGGCAGGTCCGGGTGCAGCGACGTGAGCCCCGGCACCACGCCTTCTGTCGGCACCAGTCCGGCGATGAGCTCTCCCATCACCACGCCGAGCGAGTACACATCCATCCGCGTGTCGAGTTCGCCGCCCGCCACATACTCGGGCGCGACGTAGACATCCGCGCGGTGCCCCTTCTGCGCCTGGACGAAGGGCAACTGCGGCACGGCGAGCCCCAGCCCGTAGTCCGTCACCTTCAACAGGTCCGGCAGGACGATGACGTTCTCGGGCTTCACGTCGGAGTGCGGACCGAAGCGATGCGCGGCATCCAGCGCTGCGGCCATCTGCGCGAGCAGCGGCTCCACGTCCTTCAGCGAGAAGAGCTGCCCGCGCGAGGCGCGCTGCTCCATCATCCGCCGCAGCGTCATGCCCTCCAGGAGCTGCATGGTGAAGAAGGGCCGCTCGCCATCGAGCCCCTCTTCGTAGACGCGCAACAGATTGGGGTGGTTGAGCTTCTTGCCCACCCGCATCGAGAAGGAGAACTGGGTGCGCTCCTCGGGCTGCTGGACGAGCCTCGGGTGCACGGTCTTCAGCGCGACCTCGACGTCGATCTCTTCGTCCTGGGCGCGGAAGACGAAGCCCATGGGGCCAGAGCCCACCACTTCCTTGATGGAGTAGCGGCCAGCGATGACGTCCCCTGACTTGTAGGGGGCGCCGTCCAGACCTCGCTTGCGGGCGACTCCGGCTGCTTGTCGAGCAGCCGCGTCGTACTTCATCCCGCAGGTGGGGCAGGTGTCATGCGTCTCGGGGACGTGGCTTCCGCAGCGGTAGCAAAGCAAAGCAGTCGGACTCCAGGGGCCAGTCGAGGAAGGACCACCAGCGGGGACGCGGTCCGGGCCTCATATTCTGCACACTCCCCTGTCATCAAGGAACGATGCCGTCCGCGTCGGCCTTATCGGCCCGTGGACCCGAACCCACTCCCCCCCCGCGCCGTCGCGTCGAGGACCTCCACCTCGGTCAGCGTCGCGGAGGACACCGGCGCCACCACCAGCTGGGCGACCCGGTCGCCCCGACGCAGGGTGAAGGGCTCGTGGGAGAGGTTGACCAGGATGACCTGCACCTCGCCCCGGTAGTCCGCATCCACCGTCCCAGGTGAGTTGAGCAGGGTGATTCCATGTCGGAGCGCCAACCCCGAACGAGGTCGTACCTGGCCCTCGTAGCCAGGCGGCAAGCCCAGCGCGAGCCCCGTGGGAACCGCCATCCGTGCAAGGGGTTGGAGGACTTGCTCTCCGTCGATGTCCGCCCGCAAATCCAGCCCGGCGGCGAGCTCCGTCTCGTAGCGGGGAAGCGGCAAGGGTTCCGGGTGTGCGCGGACACGCCGCACCTGCACGGTCAGGGACGAGGCCATGGCGCGGATGTACCACAGCCTCTCGCCGTCTCCAGCTCCCTCGCCAACGTCACGGGTAGTCCAAGCAAACACCTACGGCCGCGAAAAGACTCGCTCCCAGGAACACCCACCTTCCTCCGAGGAACTCGCATCCCCTCAAAAAGGTGCATCCTGGGACACGGTCCTAACAGAAGCGCGGAACTTGAGAGGGTCCATCGGCCGAGAGGCCAGCTCGAGCTGGTAGTGCAGATGAGGCCCCGTGGAGCGTCCGGTGTTTCCGGAACGGGCGATGAGCTGCCCCCGAGTCACCTGCTCGCCCACTCGCACCAACAGCTCCGAGTTGTGGCAGTACGCCGTCGTCACGCCTCGACCGTGGTCCAACACGAGGACGCGGCCATTCACGGCGTCCTCACTCGCGCGCCGCACCACGCCCTCGGCCACGGCCGCCACCGCCGTGCCCGTGGGGACGCCCAGGTCCACGCCCGTGTGCATCTTCCGAGTTCCCAGCACGGGGTGATTGCGCTCTCCAAATGGGCTCGTCACACGAGCCCCCTCGGACACGGGCCACGCCAGGCCGAACGCCGTGGACAAGGCCAACGCCTGCGCCGCCCCCACCGAGGCCGCTTCGAAGCCCGGAGGAAGCTGTCGGCTCAACGCCTCGAGCGACAACACGCCTCCTTCCGCCTCCGCCCGCTCCAGCGCATATCGCGCGGGCACGCGTCCGACGAAAACGGCCGTCACGCGGGCCTCCTCGCGAGGAAAGTCATCCGCCAGGCCCGAGAGGAGCCTGCGCGCCGCGACGGGTCCCTCCACCGGGTCCACCAGCGTCGACATGGAGATGCCCTGCTCCTGCGCCAACGCCGTCGCGGGAGCCCGCGCGCGAGCGTCCATTCCCTTCAGCGACAGGTGCGTGCCCCACGCCAACGCCTCGGCGCTCGTCAGCGCGCGCACCAGCGACACCTCTGGAGCCACCATGGGCGCGGCCAGCGTCGTGCCCGTCATGCCGTCGTAGAACGCCAACAACGGGCGCGCCGTGCTCTGCGTGGAGAAGGCCCACGCGGAGGCCTTGCGCACCAGCGCCCCCGCGGGCGTGTGGTGATACGCCGTCCACACGCACAGCACCGCCATGCAGAAGTCCAGCAGCCCCCGGGCTCGGCTCGAGAACATGGGTGGGCGCCTCAGCGAAGGAACGACCAGAGAGGAGACGCTTCGAGCGCGGCGGCCACGGCCAGCGGCACCACCACCACGCATCCCAGGAGGCCCCGCGTGAAGGCCCCGCGTCCCGTCTCTTGCGCACAGGCCGTGTCCGCGTGCTGAAGGTTTCGCAGCACCGCGCGCCATCCCAGCGTGGACAGCACGCCCACCAGCGCACCGAGCGCCAATCCCCTCGCGCCCCAGTCCGCGACCCGGTCTCCCATCAGCTCGCGCCAGGACAGGTACACCGTGCCTTGAAGAAGCCGCGCCACCGCGCACGCTCCAGCCACCACCACCGCCCCCGTGGCGAGCGGTCGCAACCACCGCATCGGCGTGGGCTTGCGCACGCAGCGCAGCCACAACGCACGCCATGAAGGCTGCTCCTTCGGTCCCTCCATCGCCACGCGCCACGCCTCCGCCGGGCGAGCGGCGGCGGCCTCGCGGTACCCCAACGCCGGAAGCGCGAGCACCAGGTCCGCGGCCAGCTCCCACGTCAGCGCCAGGACACGCGCGATGCGCGTGCGCAGCTCGAGCGAGACCCACTCCACCAT is part of the Myxococcus landrumus genome and encodes:
- a CDS encoding phosphoribosylaminoimidazolesuccinocarboxamide synthase codes for the protein MNTSALHAQLPLTLRQVDLPALGQHYRGKVRDTYRQGDSLVLVTTDRLSAFDHVLTTIPFKGEVLNRLSSFWFERTKHICPNHVLDVPDANVTVARACQPFTVEVVIRGYLTGSLWRDYEKGTHTAYGLPFPAGMRKDEAFPSPIITPSTKAEYGQHDEPISEKEILARGLASPRDWARITEAARGLFAEGQKWARTRGLILVDTKYEFGKVGDDIYVIDEMHTPDSSRYWVADEYEARFAKGEDQRMLDKENIRQWLIRERGFSGHGTPPAIPDDVRVELATKYVAAFEQITGTSLTLEPGDVHARIERNLRQKGYLK
- the dut gene encoding dUTP diphosphatase: MASSLTVQVRRVRAHPEPLPLPRYETELAAGLDLRADIDGEQVLQPLARMAVPTGLALGLPPGYEGQVRPRSGLALRHGITLLNSPGTVDADYRGEVQVILVNLSHEPFTLRRGDRVAQLVVAPVSSATLTEVEVLDATARGGSGFGSTGR
- a CDS encoding M23 family metallopeptidase, which encodes MFSSRARGLLDFCMAVLCVWTAYHHTPAGALVRKASAWAFSTQSTARPLLAFYDGMTGTTLAAPMVAPEVSLVRALTSAEALAWGTHLSLKGMDARARAPATALAQEQGISMSTLVDPVEGPVAARRLLSGLADDFPREEARVTAVFVGRVPARYALERAEAEGGVLSLEALSRQLPPGFEAASVGAAQALALSTAFGLAWPVSEGARVTSPFGERNHPVLGTRKMHTGVDLGVPTGTAVAAVAEGVVRRASEDAVNGRVLVLDHGRGVTTAYCHNSELLVRVGEQVTRGQLIARSGNTGRSTGPHLHYQLELASRPMDPLKFRASVRTVSQDAPF
- a CDS encoding ABC transporter substrate-binding protein; protein product: MSRLALVLWLSLLPAAAMAQASARPRVVAVKSANLAPYASVIAGFSAEARAEVQEMMLDESPGAAARVFKKLAAQKPALVLALGPLAANAARRSLGEDIPVLFAMVPYYEKYGLEGPNVTGISLTSDLGPELEALVAVSPKVRRVGMVHDPRFSASTVTHAQSSAASRNLSILALEVDSPAKVEKVLESAAGRVDALLMVADKTVGNAAVVQELIAFAQSKRLPLIALTPSQVKEGAALALSPSPLAIGLQAGRLANRIIHEKVDPGALAVAQPEGLDLSINLTTAKKLGPSSEPVLELLRFAARRDFAVKVYE
- a CDS encoding S1C family serine protease; its protein translation is MHKAPFKNVVIITALLCALWVPGQAAGRERGRLWLEAQNRSLENQRATLSQVARQAMPSVVSITTRQPAEDASASGEEPQKGIGSGFVIHPSGYILTSAHVVEGATEVVVSLMHPRGYAEEYVAQVVGEDNRTDCALLKIDAPRKLPVLKLASSSHVRSADWIVVIGNPFGLSQSVTVGVVSYMGRTDVTPNGRDGDFDYMQMDASINPGNSGGPVLDMHGDVVAVANAVNVAGQGIGFAIPIDIAKTVIPQLRAHGRVRRGWLGISVQDFTPEVAEAFNLSHGPGVVVTDVVEDGPGERAGLLSGDVIVGLDTRRVQRAHTLRWQVAARGVGRNVKLRIHRLGKPMRLTVRLEEMPDDGPVPASLAAHRQGRRPTRAQSVLEDLLSPVPRSKSFPSPPPSEAADPDSREGEQAP
- the purB gene encoding adenylosuccinate lyase, translated to MIPRYSRQEMSNLWSDVARLRRWRDVELAALEGMVEAGLAPREALEDCVQRAGDFTPADAARIEEIERTTKHDVIAFLTFMEERVGPSARWLHLGMTSSDVLDTSLGMTLRDAMDLILQDLERVMAAVEKRAFEHKHTLQMGRSHGIHAEPVTFGHKLAIWYDELRRARTRLVHARETIATGMISGAVGTFAHLPPAVEEYVCKKLGLKPAPASSQVVQRDRHAEYFTALALLGASIEKFAVEIRHLQRTEVREAEEPFTAGQKGSSAMPHKRNPILSENLTGLARLLRGYAVSAMEDVALWHERDISHSSVERVIGPDATILADFMLMRFARLMEDLRVYPEQMKKNLDLLGGVVNSQRLLLELARKGMDRQAAYVIVQRNAMKLYEEGVDFRQALLADADLCKMMTPEEINDCFSPGYHTRHMDDIFRRVFGRSE
- a CDS encoding bifunctional serine/threonine-protein kinase/formylglycine-generating enzyme family protein; this encodes MLCYRCGSHVPETHDTCPTCGMKYDAAARQAAGVARKRGLDGAPYKSGDVIAGRYSIKEVVGSGPMGFVFRAQDEEIDVEVALKTVHPRLVQQPEERTQFSFSMRVGKKLNHPNLLRVYEEGLDGERPFFTMQLLEGMTLRRMMEQRASRGQLFSLKDVEPLLAQMAAALDAAHRFGPHSDVKPENVIVLPDLLKVTDYGLGLAVPQLPFVQAQKGHRADVYVAPEYVAGGELDTRMDVYSLGVVMGELIAGLVPTEGVVPGLTSLHPDLPTSFEALYRRALNINPLARPKSAGELHAEFANILARSPAAVTTRVRGVPPPPGSAQAAAVRMSARPPPPVPTDMMPIPTGLVSAAKPPPPVAAPHVEEEPPPPDATQPLDAATLAAIIGANPNASHQRLTEQAMPFITGAAIRSATESAQGGRAASEGGRAGSESPYGGRSAQESARESAHAGRSGSEVGRSASEALPGGRSGSESSPYGGRGGGESSQGGRGGGESSQGGRGGGESSQGGRAGAESSRSGADSHHGGRSGAESLSRGSSEPSLSGRSGAESSARSGGPAPRASGPMPSAQPRASSRGQDSTASESAPSVSGARSARGLESSPATSGARPVARTLEAPVVPSIRTARTLETVPAMSGARTAPRALDFDPSMSGARSGARIAPTQRGNRPQKGSAARRRSAFVWMVVLTVGGLALGAGGGYLLLNYWKSRGTPKPSAPSAGSMSRQGANEAAPPLVVALSEKCPDGMRLVSGGSFKRGKVRDDELAKVDERPSENVMVNSFCIDEFEFPNQRGATPRVDVTLVQARALCEAAQKRLCTEDEWEKACKGPGNARFAYGNDYLQGTCNTKIPQAGIVPAIAASGTSPQCVSPGYRVSDLSGNVAEWTETRIERRGTIQKGGAFNEPYADSRCSALKYGDPEVASASVGFRCCSSAQP